A window of the Desulfovibrio sp. Fe33 genome harbors these coding sequences:
- a CDS encoding metallophosphoesterase family protein: MSLEHIRAKGLFLVADPHLADHPPGQRLEGYLDQILAKLAACLERADELSMAPVLLGDLFHWPRDNSNRMLVELIRLFGSRKGDRTVHVLVGNHDKYQSRFTDDVSLAVLETAGAVRLMKEEGPQFVLDTDDGPVLVCASPDGAPLPKSYERREDDPDTVIWLTHHNIRFPEFIDKAYSIKELPGIDWVINGHIHRPQATVTKGGTIWANPGNITRLTFTRRSMAREPSAAIWTPGCVELEKWVVPHLAFDRVFPDQELPPEEQELEGESNFIKGLERLAWQRTHEGTGLKQFLTENLSSETPEGKLIWELYEEVISGE; this comes from the coding sequence ATGAGTCTTGAGCATATCCGCGCCAAGGGGTTGTTTCTGGTGGCCGATCCCCACTTGGCGGATCATCCGCCGGGCCAGCGGCTGGAGGGGTATCTCGACCAGATTCTGGCCAAGCTGGCCGCCTGTCTGGAGCGGGCCGACGAACTGTCCATGGCTCCGGTTCTGCTCGGCGACCTTTTTCATTGGCCCCGCGACAATTCCAACAGGATGCTCGTGGAGCTTATCCGGCTCTTCGGCTCCCGCAAGGGCGACAGGACCGTACACGTCCTCGTGGGCAACCACGACAAGTACCAGTCGCGGTTCACGGACGACGTGTCCCTGGCGGTGCTGGAGACGGCGGGCGCGGTTCGGCTCATGAAAGAGGAGGGGCCACAGTTCGTCCTAGACACGGACGACGGTCCGGTTCTGGTCTGCGCCAGCCCGGACGGCGCGCCTCTGCCCAAGTCCTACGAACGCCGCGAGGACGACCCGGACACCGTTATCTGGCTGACCCACCACAACATTCGTTTCCCCGAGTTCATCGACAAGGCGTATTCCATCAAGGAGTTGCCGGGCATCGACTGGGTCATCAACGGCCATATTCACCGGCCGCAGGCTACGGTGACCAAAGGGGGGACCATCTGGGCCAACCCCGGCAACATCACCCGACTGACCTTCACCCGCCGGTCCATGGCCCGGGAGCCTTCCGCCGCCATCTGGACGCCCGGCTGCGTGGAGCTGGAAAAGTGGGTGGTTCCGCACCTCGCCTTCGACCGGGTTTTCCCGGACCAGGAGTTGCCCCCCGAGGAGCAGGAGCTTGAAGGCGAATCCAATTTTATCAAGGGGCTGGAACGGCTGGCTTGGCAGCGTACCCACGAGGGCACGGGCCTGAAGCAGTTCCTGACCGAAAATCTGAGCAGCGAAACCCCGGAAGGCAAGCTCATCTGGGAACTCTACGAGGAGGTCATAAGCGGTGAATAA
- a CDS encoding AAA family ATPase produces MINRIIIDNFMAHEHTELELGPGVTILTGSNNTGKSAVVEALRCLATNPARSPNPALYIRHGAKEARVEVEVDDGTRVAWVRTKRWAKYELWAPGAEEPEEYHKLQGKVPEDVARALRLDPVELETRKDLVDVHLGNQRDPVFLLNQPDSVMAEFFAASTESAHLLAMQNVLKMRVRDAKREEKGLEGQVARVAADLDRLAPLPELTLRMDGIEELDRTAARLEQEVPALEAALAEFRALDGRLSRERSAGAALQGVLAPPEVEDVGRLGRHIGSMASVEAQLGRAGRTAGALAELDAPPRAEEAAPLHRLIRELDDTGDILRAALSRRAVMTSLSEPPEPADAGGLAAVVDDLLILRARSARFTRLTEILGGIAEPPAPQPLKRLDEAVSQLGGLEEQFLLKRTELDGLEKDLSAVVAAMDERIKAVGCCPVCGGDLTTDNFLDHGCRHES; encoded by the coding sequence ATGATTAACAGGATCATTATCGATAACTTCATGGCTCACGAGCATACCGAGCTTGAGCTCGGGCCTGGCGTGACCATCCTGACCGGTTCCAACAACACCGGCAAATCCGCCGTGGTGGAGGCGCTGCGCTGTCTGGCGACCAATCCGGCGCGCAGCCCCAACCCCGCCCTGTACATCCGGCACGGGGCCAAGGAAGCCCGCGTGGAGGTCGAGGTGGACGACGGCACCCGGGTGGCCTGGGTGCGCACCAAGCGGTGGGCCAAATACGAGCTGTGGGCGCCGGGAGCGGAAGAGCCGGAGGAGTACCACAAGCTTCAGGGCAAGGTGCCCGAGGACGTGGCCCGGGCCCTGCGGCTCGATCCGGTGGAGCTTGAGACACGGAAGGACTTGGTGGACGTGCACCTGGGCAACCAGCGCGACCCCGTGTTCCTGCTCAACCAGCCCGATTCGGTCATGGCCGAGTTTTTCGCCGCATCCACCGAATCCGCCCACCTGCTGGCCATGCAGAACGTGCTCAAGATGCGGGTGCGCGACGCCAAACGGGAGGAAAAGGGCTTGGAGGGGCAGGTTGCGCGCGTCGCTGCCGACCTCGACCGGCTTGCCCCCCTGCCGGAGTTGACGCTGCGCATGGACGGAATCGAGGAGCTGGACCGCACTGCGGCCCGCCTGGAACAGGAGGTCCCTGCCCTGGAAGCGGCTCTGGCCGAGTTCCGCGCCCTGGACGGACGGCTTTCCCGCGAACGGTCCGCAGGCGCGGCTCTCCAGGGAGTCCTGGCCCCGCCCGAAGTCGAGGATGTGGGCCGTCTCGGACGGCATATCGGGTCCATGGCTTCGGTGGAAGCGCAGCTTGGCCGCGCGGGCCGCACGGCCGGAGCATTGGCCGAACTCGACGCGCCGCCCCGGGCCGAGGAAGCCGCCCCCCTGCATCGCCTTATCCGGGAGCTGGACGACACCGGGGATATCCTCCGCGCGGCCTTGTCCCGTAGGGCGGTTATGACCAGCCTGTCCGAACCGCCGGAACCCGCGGACGCCGGGGGATTGGCCGCCGTGGTGGATGACCTGCTCATCCTGCGCGCCCGGTCCGCCCGTTTCACCCGCCTGACGGAAATCCTGGGAGGCATTGCCGAGCCGCCCGCGCCGCAGCCTTTGAAAAGACTCGATGAAGCCGTGTCGCAACTCGGCGGCCTGGAAGAACAATTTTTGCTGAAGCGGACCGAACTGGACGGCCTGGAAAAGGACTTGTCGGCCGTTGTGGCCGCCATGGACGAACGCATCAAGGCCGTGGGCTGCTGTCCTGTCTGCGGCGGCGACCTGACCACCGACAACTTCCTGGATCACGGGTGCCGCCATGAGTCTTGA
- a CDS encoding C-GCAxxG-C-C family protein, producing MTKGFVENRVAELFGENKFLCGETVARVIADAGGRDYRDLVRAVTGFCSGMSRSRGPCGVVAGAVMGLGLYVGRSEMSEDHEACYALVQEFYTRFHQRFGSSNCYELIRCDFNDQDDMVRFRQDNVREYCRTIVEFGAETALSILREQGYLPEEECAEAGAGLTVVCAEAS from the coding sequence ATGACGAAGGGGTTTGTGGAGAACAGGGTCGCCGAGCTGTTCGGCGAGAACAAGTTTCTTTGCGGGGAGACCGTGGCCAGGGTGATCGCCGATGCGGGGGGACGGGATTACCGGGATCTGGTCCGCGCGGTGACGGGGTTTTGCAGCGGCATGTCGCGTTCCCGCGGCCCGTGCGGGGTGGTTGCCGGTGCGGTGATGGGGCTGGGCCTGTACGTCGGGCGCAGCGAGATGAGCGAGGACCACGAGGCGTGTTATGCCCTGGTCCAAGAGTTTTATACCCGGTTTCATCAGCGGTTCGGTTCGTCCAACTGCTATGAATTGATCCGGTGCGATTTCAACGATCAGGACGACATGGTCCGTTTCCGCCAGGACAATGTGCGGGAATATTGCCGGACCATCGTGGAGTTCGGGGCGGAGACCGCCCTTTCCATTCTTCGTGAACAGGGCTACCTTCCCGAAGAGGAATGCGCCGAAGCGGGCGCGGGGCTTACGGTCGTTTGCGCTGAAGCATCGTAA
- a CDS encoding tRNA1(Val) (adenine(37)-N6)-methyltransferase, giving the protein MTASDANAILERREYFPRGLVQPEGGYRFSMDSLLLACFAHVNRGQAGLDLGCGCGVVGLGVLLRQPGATITGVELNPLAAKAARENAANLHLAEKMEIEQGDVSDWRPDKVVDFVVANPPYRKLGKGRESRGEERKTARFEAAGSFYGFARCASVALKTRGRFAFVHLPERLPELLADLAEAGLTPKRLRLVHGKVDQEPRIALVEAVKAASPGLHVEPPLILHEGTGRNSGLSRQALEFCPFLVCNSKESE; this is encoded by the coding sequence ATGACCGCTTCGGACGCCAACGCCATTCTTGAGCGGCGCGAGTATTTTCCGCGCGGCCTGGTCCAGCCTGAAGGGGGCTATCGCTTTTCCATGGATTCGCTGCTGCTGGCCTGCTTCGCCCACGTCAACCGTGGACAGGCAGGCCTGGACCTGGGGTGCGGCTGCGGCGTGGTGGGCCTTGGAGTGCTCCTGCGGCAGCCCGGCGCAACCATCACCGGAGTGGAATTGAATCCGCTTGCCGCAAAAGCGGCCAGGGAAAACGCGGCCAATCTGCATCTTGCTGAAAAAATGGAGATAGAGCAGGGTGACGTGTCCGATTGGCGGCCGGACAAGGTGGTGGATTTCGTGGTGGCCAATCCGCCCTACCGCAAGCTCGGCAAAGGCCGGGAGAGTCGCGGGGAGGAGCGGAAAACGGCCCGGTTCGAGGCGGCGGGCTCCTTTTATGGGTTCGCCCGGTGCGCGTCGGTGGCCCTCAAGACTCGCGGAAGGTTCGCCTTTGTGCATCTGCCCGAACGGTTGCCCGAGCTCCTGGCCGATCTGGCCGAGGCCGGATTGACCCCGAAGCGCTTGAGGCTGGTGCACGGCAAGGTGGACCAGGAGCCTCGCATTGCGCTTGTGGAGGCGGTCAAGGCGGCCTCGCCCGGACTGCATGTCGAACCACCGCTGATACTGCATGAGGGAACGGGGCGAAACTCCGGGTTGAGCCGCCAGGCGTTGGAGTTTTGCCCATTTTTGGTCTGCAATTCCAAAGAGAGCGAATAG
- the murJ gene encoding murein biosynthesis integral membrane protein MurJ gives MSDHGRRIARNAAVVAGATLVSRILGFVRDIIVAFALGAGLFADAFFVAFRIPNLLRRLFGEGSLTMAFIPIHSRLLEEEGEEAAQAMARSAAIWLAVILVGITVVVELLARPLTMAIAPGFLSNYEQFAVTVDLVRICFPYVVLICGVALCMGILNSRNHFLAPALAPVALNLALIGAALFGYLAGLNVAYCMAYGVLVGGAAQWLLQQPFLSRTGFSWRGPWSWRNRGVARMGMLMLPTVFGAAVYQLNILLGTLLASFLPVGSVSYLYYADRLVQFPLGVFGIAISTAALPSLSRLAARGEMGEFDEAMSASLGLTLFISLPAAAGLIGLASPVIGLLFERGAFSAEAVTATAHALVAYSVGLPFIALSRPLVAGFYALEDTRTPVKIAVLCLAANVGLGVALMQPFAHVGLALAVSASSLLNFVLLYVLLVRRRGASLLPLWTAARIFLVSALIGGGAYYSAGWQPWWVLLIPAWVAVYMFLALALGLKEARLFADMFRSRLRRKLAGSK, from the coding sequence GTGAGCGATCACGGCAGGCGCATAGCCCGGAACGCGGCGGTGGTGGCGGGCGCAACCCTGGTTTCGCGTATCCTGGGGTTTGTCAGGGACATTATCGTGGCCTTTGCTCTGGGCGCGGGGTTGTTCGCCGACGCCTTTTTCGTGGCCTTTCGCATCCCGAATCTGCTGCGGCGGCTTTTCGGCGAGGGGTCGCTGACCATGGCCTTCATCCCCATCCACTCGCGGCTTTTGGAGGAGGAGGGGGAGGAGGCCGCCCAGGCCATGGCGCGGTCCGCCGCGATCTGGCTGGCCGTGATCCTCGTCGGCATCACCGTGGTGGTTGAACTGCTGGCCCGTCCTCTGACCATGGCCATTGCCCCGGGATTCCTGAGCAATTACGAGCAGTTCGCCGTCACCGTGGATCTGGTGCGCATTTGTTTCCCCTACGTTGTGCTCATCTGCGGGGTGGCTCTGTGCATGGGCATCCTCAACTCCCGCAATCATTTCCTTGCCCCGGCCCTCGCCCCGGTGGCCCTGAACCTGGCCCTGATCGGCGCGGCCCTGTTCGGCTATCTGGCCGGGTTGAACGTGGCCTATTGCATGGCTTACGGCGTGCTCGTCGGCGGGGCGGCGCAATGGCTGCTTCAGCAGCCGTTTCTCTCGCGGACCGGCTTCTCCTGGCGCGGGCCGTGGTCCTGGCGCAACCGGGGGGTGGCGCGCATGGGTATGCTCATGCTCCCCACGGTGTTCGGCGCGGCCGTATACCAGTTGAACATTCTGCTCGGCACCCTTTTGGCCTCGTTCCTGCCCGTGGGTTCGGTGTCCTATCTGTATTACGCCGACCGGCTGGTCCAGTTCCCGCTGGGGGTGTTCGGCATTGCCATCAGCACGGCGGCCCTGCCGTCCCTGTCGAGGCTGGCCGCCAGGGGCGAGATGGGTGAGTTCGACGAGGCCATGTCCGCCTCTCTCGGGCTGACGCTGTTCATCAGCCTGCCCGCCGCCGCCGGACTCATAGGGCTGGCATCTCCGGTCATCGGCCTGCTCTTCGAGCGCGGAGCCTTCTCCGCCGAGGCCGTGACGGCCACGGCGCACGCGCTGGTGGCCTACTCCGTGGGGCTGCCGTTCATTGCCTTGTCGCGCCCCCTGGTGGCCGGGTTCTACGCCCTGGAGGATACGCGCACCCCGGTCAAGATCGCGGTGCTCTGCCTCGCGGCCAACGTCGGACTGGGCGTGGCGCTCATGCAGCCTTTTGCCCATGTGGGGCTGGCCCTTGCCGTGAGCGCGTCCTCGCTGCTCAATTTCGTCCTGCTCTACGTCCTGCTCGTCCGCAGGCGCGGCGCTTCCCTCCTGCCCCTGTGGACGGCCGCGCGCATCTTTCTTGTTTCGGCCCTGATCGGCGGGGGCGCGTATTACAGCGCGGGCTGGCAGCCGTGGTGGGTTCTGCTCATTCCGGCCTGGGTCGCGGTCTACATGTTTCTGGCGTTGGCCCTGGGGCTGAAGGAGGCCCGCCTGTTCGCGGACATGTTCCGGTCGCGGCTGCGGCGCAAGCTGGCGGGGAGCAAATGA
- the mutM gene encoding bifunctional DNA-formamidopyrimidine glycosylase/DNA-(apurinic or apyrimidinic site) lyase, with the protein MPELPEVEVIARGLNADVAGLRIESVEVPGLTRLSEPAETLAPKVLGRVIERVRRRAKVLLADLDDGSTLAFHLKMTGRVVHGPRRGVEKHDRILFFLSDGSLLSFADIRKFGYVRCFPAGELERWDFLLKVGPEPLETAPEVLAERVVKRNCAIKALLLNQSVVAGVGNIYADESLFRAGIHPETRGSRVGRAGAVRLFTELQAVLRQAIAENGSSISDYVNAHGDAGAFQNSFNVYGRKGKPCKRCGETLRAVTVAGRTSTFCPSCQRRR; encoded by the coding sequence ATGCCGGAATTGCCTGAAGTGGAAGTGATTGCGCGCGGCTTGAACGCCGATGTCGCCGGTCTGAGGATCGAGTCCGTGGAGGTGCCCGGCCTGACGCGCTTGAGCGAGCCGGCCGAGACGCTGGCGCCCAAGGTGTTGGGCCGTGTGATCGAGCGTGTGCGGCGTCGGGCCAAGGTTTTGCTGGCCGATTTGGACGACGGTTCGACCCTGGCCTTTCATTTGAAGATGACCGGCCGGGTCGTGCACGGACCGAGACGCGGCGTGGAGAAGCACGACCGGATTCTGTTCTTTTTGAGCGACGGGTCGCTTTTGTCCTTCGCGGACATCCGCAAGTTCGGTTACGTGCGCTGTTTCCCGGCGGGCGAGCTGGAGCGGTGGGATTTCCTGCTGAAGGTCGGGCCTGAGCCGCTTGAGACCGCGCCCGAGGTCCTGGCCGAACGGGTGGTGAAAAGGAATTGCGCCATCAAGGCGTTGTTGCTGAATCAGTCGGTCGTGGCCGGTGTCGGAAATATCTATGCCGACGAGTCCCTGTTTCGCGCGGGGATCCATCCCGAAACCCGGGGCAGCCGGGTGGGGCGCGCCGGGGCGGTGCGGCTGTTTACCGAGTTGCAGGCCGTGCTCAGGCAGGCCATCGCGGAAAACGGCAGTTCCATTTCGGACTATGTGAACGCGCATGGCGATGCCGGGGCGTTCCAGAACAGCTTCAACGTCTATGGGCGCAAGGGCAAGCCGTGCAAACGGTGCGGCGAAACGTTGCGGGCCGTGACCGTGGCGGGCCGAACGTCCACCTTTTGCCCTTCCTGCCAGCGGCGGCGGTGA
- a CDS encoding DUF6125 family protein, with translation MNETNADKVEALAEIIRQLAAHYGLWLAESVHQLGLEAALDAEAEAGDRLRAVLKGKLERALGRESDGLLAGMDPAMLDRAAQALRTGWLAVDGVWFQSVERLAGMDAAKRVNDTCWTRFAPLEARRAKAILHLPGRGGISALKAGLAARMYGRLNKWEFIDETETTLTFRMNECRVQTARKRRGLDDYPCKSGGIAEYTAFAREIDPRLRCDCIGCPPDPHPEEWACAWRFTLAEE, from the coding sequence GTGAACGAGACGAATGCGGACAAGGTCGAGGCTCTGGCGGAAATCATCCGGCAGTTGGCGGCGCACTATGGGCTGTGGCTGGCCGAAAGCGTGCACCAGCTCGGGCTGGAGGCTGCCCTGGACGCCGAAGCCGAGGCCGGAGACCGCCTCCGGGCGGTCCTGAAGGGCAAGCTCGAACGCGCCCTGGGGCGGGAGTCGGACGGACTGCTGGCCGGGATGGACCCTGCTATGCTGGATCGGGCGGCGCAGGCCCTGCGCACGGGCTGGCTGGCTGTGGACGGGGTCTGGTTCCAGTCCGTGGAACGGCTGGCGGGGATGGATGCGGCAAAACGGGTCAACGACACCTGTTGGACCCGGTTCGCGCCCCTGGAGGCCCGCCGCGCCAAAGCCATCCTTCATCTCCCCGGGCGCGGCGGCATTTCCGCGCTCAAGGCCGGGCTCGCCGCACGCATGTATGGCCGCCTCAACAAGTGGGAGTTCATCGATGAAACCGAGACTACCCTGACTTTCCGCATGAACGAATGCCGGGTGCAGACCGCGCGCAAACGGCGCGGCCTCGACGATTACCCCTGCAAGTCCGGCGGAATCGCCGAATATACCGCCTTTGCGCGGGAGATCGATCCCCGCCTGCGTTGTGACTGCATCGGGTGCCCGCCCGATCCCCATCCCGAAGAATGGGCCTGCGCCTGGCGCTTCACCTTGGCCGAAGAATAG
- a CDS encoding ChaN family lipoprotein, giving the protein MIEKVQRIRSARVLCLCLSGLLLALGACVRTAPGTPSNAMTPPLSVTFLPQKGDFISNTGSPMSLAEVVAEARKYDYILIGEGHRNPVDHKVQQALLEALSGNGDGLSLGLEMVAVDKQQELDDFSKGQVDLDALPAELEWSGNWGYDFGLFRGLFAIAKRNGVPVAGLNAPSSVTRKISKEGLDGLTDAEKGLLPVEIVPPATDQRAFLDAVMTLHRDKDANDSGERERFHLVQSIWDSKMAAEAVRLRRQYDWPVLVVAGAGHVEYGWGIAKRIRWFDPAARILTVMPWRGGEFDSEAGNLFFYSPDTYRSRMGMTLAAQPDGILVESVARGSRADRAGLRPGDLLIEASGVVLEGLFNLHLAGTKAHDADEPLVFNVRRGDTTFAVDMGRLGKSGPRPKAAPENPKTEAK; this is encoded by the coding sequence ATGATCGAGAAAGTCCAACGAATCAGGTCGGCCCGCGTCCTGTGCCTCTGCCTGTCCGGCCTGCTCCTGGCCCTGGGGGCCTGCGTGCGGACCGCGCCAGGCACCCCGTCGAACGCGATGACGCCGCCGCTTTCCGTGACCTTTCTGCCGCAGAAGGGCGACTTCATTTCCAACACGGGCTCTCCGATGTCCCTTGCGGAGGTCGTTGCCGAGGCCCGAAAGTACGACTACATCCTCATCGGCGAGGGGCACCGCAACCCCGTTGACCACAAGGTGCAGCAGGCCCTGCTCGAAGCCCTGTCGGGAAACGGCGACGGCCTGTCCCTCGGTCTGGAGATGGTGGCCGTGGACAAACAGCAGGAGCTGGACGACTTCAGCAAGGGCCAGGTGGATCTGGACGCCCTGCCCGCCGAGTTGGAATGGTCCGGGAATTGGGGTTATGATTTCGGGTTGTTCCGCGGCCTCTTCGCCATCGCCAAACGCAACGGCGTGCCGGTGGCCGGGCTGAACGCGCCTTCCTCCGTGACCCGCAAGATTTCGAAGGAAGGGCTGGACGGCCTGACCGACGCCGAAAAGGGGCTGCTGCCCGTGGAGATCGTGCCGCCCGCCACGGATCAGCGGGCCTTTCTGGACGCTGTCATGACCCTGCACAGGGACAAGGACGCGAACGACTCCGGGGAGCGCGAGCGGTTTCATCTCGTCCAGTCCATCTGGGATTCCAAGATGGCCGCCGAAGCGGTGCGGCTGCGCAGGCAATACGACTGGCCCGTGCTGGTGGTGGCCGGGGCCGGGCACGTGGAGTACGGCTGGGGCATCGCCAAGCGCATTCGCTGGTTCGACCCGGCGGCGCGTATCCTGACCGTCATGCCATGGCGCGGCGGCGAATTCGACTCCGAGGCCGGAAATCTGTTCTTTTATTCGCCCGACACCTATCGTTCGCGCATGGGCATGACCCTGGCGGCGCAGCCCGACGGCATCCTGGTGGAATCCGTGGCCCGCGGCTCGCGTGCGGACAGGGCCGGGTTGCGGCCCGGCGATCTGCTGATTGAAGCGTCGGGCGTCGTCCTTGAGGGACTGTTCAACCTGCACCTGGCCGGGACCAAGGCGCATGACGCGGACGAGCCGCTGGTGTTCAACGTCCGGCGCGGCGACACGACGTTCGCCGTGGACATGGGCAGGCTCGGCAAGTCCGGGCCCAGGCCCAAGGCCGCTCCCGAGAACCCGAAAACGGAGGCGAAGTAG
- a CDS encoding cyclase family protein, producing MQTIDLSHAIRTGMPVYPGDESPNVRRTHFIKKHGFAQTSLTLPSHAGTHVDVPAHLFVDAPTLDWLGPDNFTGWGAVVDLTRLDGPVIGPADLAPLASMEGIDFALLRTGWDSRWNTECYYRDYPVLSETAAKFLGGLGLKGVGMDTPSPDPVNSTDLPAHHVLFNHGLAVVENLAALGDLPLESFIFCCLPLKVLDGEGSPCRAVGIVL from the coding sequence ATGCAGACAATTGATTTAAGCCACGCCATCCGGACCGGAATGCCCGTCTACCCCGGAGACGAGTCGCCCAATGTGCGGCGCACCCATTTCATCAAGAAGCACGGCTTCGCCCAGACTTCCCTGACCCTTCCCAGCCACGCCGGAACCCATGTGGACGTGCCTGCCCATCTGTTTGTCGACGCGCCGACCTTGGACTGGCTCGGCCCGGACAACTTTACCGGATGGGGAGCCGTCGTGGACCTGACCCGGCTTGACGGCCCGGTGATCGGTCCGGCGGACCTCGCACCCCTGGCTTCCATGGAAGGGATTGACTTCGCTCTGCTTCGTACCGGCTGGGACAGCCGTTGGAATACCGAATGCTATTACCGGGACTATCCGGTCCTGAGCGAAACCGCCGCCAAGTTCCTGGGTGGGCTCGGCCTCAAGGGGGTGGGCATGGATACCCCTTCGCCCGACCCGGTGAATTCGACGGATCTGCCCGCTCACCACGTACTCTTCAATCATGGGCTGGCCGTCGTCGAGAATCTGGCCGCCCTCGGCGACTTGCCCTTGGAAAGCTTCATTTTCTGCTGCCTGCCCCTGAAAGTCCTGGACGGCGAAGGGTCGCCCTGCCGGGCCGTGGGAATCGTGCTGTAG
- a CDS encoding tRNA dihydrouridine synthase produces the protein MHTIEETLEKDLSRRLDRPLEIGGKTVSSRLWLAPLAGLGHVAYREVLDGYGGCGLMFTEMCGAKSVPTENPRISPVFRWRDEELPRLVCQVAGATPEEMVPAARRVEDCGFFGFDINMGCSVSGIVKKNAGAALLKDPDAALRVVEAVRRAISIPLFVKFRTGWTPDIEPAVRLARRFEDAGVDCLVFHPRVAPDKRTRRPVRGHIKSVAEAVSIPVFGNGDVITSADCLNMLETTGCAGVSIGRMAIARPWLFAEWTSNIAQPETVFRDYAMRMADALDRHFDPVRALKRYKLFTIYFAANFTFGHALQSWFLKAKSMDEIRSVVREHIRPGLQLAKQPNLSLYNI, from the coding sequence ATGCACACGATCGAAGAAACCCTCGAAAAAGACTTGTCCCGGCGGCTCGACCGGCCGCTGGAGATCGGCGGCAAAACCGTGTCCAGCCGCCTTTGGCTTGCGCCTCTCGCCGGACTGGGCCATGTGGCCTATCGCGAGGTGCTGGACGGATACGGCGGATGCGGTCTCATGTTCACCGAAATGTGCGGAGCCAAGAGCGTGCCCACCGAGAACCCGCGTATTTCGCCGGTCTTCCGCTGGCGCGATGAGGAACTGCCGCGTCTGGTCTGCCAGGTGGCGGGCGCCACGCCGGAGGAGATGGTTCCGGCCGCCCGGCGCGTGGAGGACTGCGGCTTCTTTGGCTTCGACATCAATATGGGCTGTTCCGTATCCGGCATCGTCAAGAAGAACGCGGGCGCGGCCCTGCTGAAGGACCCCGACGCGGCCCTGCGCGTCGTCGAGGCCGTGCGCAGGGCCATCTCCATTCCCCTGTTCGTCAAGTTCCGCACGGGCTGGACCCCGGACATCGAACCCGCCGTGCGGCTCGCCCGCCGGTTCGAGGACGCGGGCGTGGACTGCCTGGTCTTCCATCCGCGCGTGGCCCCGGACAAGCGCACCCGCCGTCCCGTGCGCGGGCACATCAAATCCGTCGCGGAAGCGGTGTCCATCCCGGTCTTCGGCAACGGCGACGTGATTACTTCGGCAGACTGCCTGAACATGCTCGAAACCACGGGCTGCGCGGGCGTCTCCATCGGCCGTATGGCCATCGCCCGGCCGTGGCTGTTTGCCGAATGGACCTCGAACATCGCTCAGCCCGAGACCGTTTTCCGCGACTATGCCATGCGCATGGCCGATGCCCTGGACCGTCATTTCGACCCGGTCCGCGCGCTCAAGCGCTACAAGCTGTTCACCATTTATTTCGCGGCCAATTTCACTTTCGGCCACGCGTTGCAGTCCTGGTTCCTCAAGGCCAAGTCCATGGATGAAATACGATCCGTGGTCCGGGAGCATATTCGGCCCGGCCTGCAACTTGCCAAACAACCCAACCTGAGTCTCTACAACATCTGA
- a CDS encoding phage capsid protein, whose amino-acid sequence MSTTVSNAFVTQYVEMVHQAYQAQGSKMRQTVRLQTDVEGSKCVFQKVGKGAAGRKTRHGNVPLMNLNHSNVSCTLSDWYAAEYIDKLDELKDKSDEKQVAANAGAWALGRKIDELLITKLGGASNVVAQASSGLTKDKILRAFGTLNSNDVPDDGHRFAVVGPHQWNELLNIQEFKSSDYAGEQYAWLKGTESRTWLGITWMFHTGLPLDEAGMRKCYVYHRNAAGLAEGQKVQAFVDWVPEKAAHLVDHMLSAGACLIDPDGVVEIQCDDDAAIE is encoded by the coding sequence ATGTCCACAACTGTCAGCAACGCCTTTGTCACCCAGTACGTCGAGATGGTGCACCAGGCCTATCAGGCCCAGGGCTCCAAAATGCGCCAGACCGTGCGCCTCCAGACCGACGTGGAAGGATCCAAGTGCGTCTTCCAGAAGGTCGGCAAAGGCGCGGCCGGAAGAAAGACCCGCCACGGCAACGTGCCGCTCATGAACCTCAACCATTCCAACGTGTCCTGCACCCTGTCCGACTGGTACGCCGCCGAGTACATCGACAAGCTCGACGAGCTCAAGGACAAGAGCGACGAAAAGCAGGTGGCCGCCAACGCGGGCGCCTGGGCCTTGGGCCGCAAGATCGACGAACTGCTCATCACCAAGCTGGGCGGCGCGTCCAACGTGGTGGCCCAGGCCTCCTCGGGCCTGACCAAGGACAAGATCCTCCGGGCCTTCGGAACCCTCAACTCCAACGACGTGCCGGACGACGGCCACCGCTTCGCCGTGGTCGGCCCGCACCAGTGGAACGAGCTGCTGAACATCCAGGAGTTCAAGTCCAGCGACTACGCGGGCGAACAGTACGCCTGGCTCAAGGGCACCGAGTCCCGCACCTGGCTGGGCATCACCTGGATGTTCCATACCGGCCTGCCGCTCGACGAAGCGGGAATGCGCAAATGCTACGTCTACCACCGCAACGCCGCGGGCCTGGCCGAAGGCCAGAAGGTCCAGGCGTTCGTGGACTGGGTGCCGGAAAAGGCCGCCCACCTGGTGGACCACATGCTCTCGGCCGGAGCCTGCCTCATCGACCCGGACGGCGTGGTCGAAATCCAGTGCGACGACGACGCGGCCATCGAATAG